The following proteins are co-located in the Brevibacillus laterosporus DSM 25 genome:
- a CDS encoding ABC transporter ATP-binding protein: MKDVKTVVEMRGITKRFPGIIANDNIQLKVKKGEIHALLGENGAGKSTLMNILFGLYQPDEGEILLNETPVKITSPNVANEMGIGMVHQHFMLVEPFTVTENIILGKEPKNGLKIDINSAAKKVQALSEQYGLKVDPYAKIEDISVGMQQRVEILKTLYRGANILIFDEPTAVLTPQEISELIEIMRNLVKEGKTIILITHKLKEIMAICDSVTIIRRGKTIDSLAIKDTNPDELASKMVGRDVTFTVDKKPADPKESILSVKNVTAIGNRGVNALNKISFDVKAGEILGIAGVDGNGQSELIEVLTGLRKCQEGSVTLNGKDLTNKTPRFISESGLSNIPEDRHKHGLVLDFSMAENIVLETYFHPEFNKNGFLNYEAINKHAEKLIEEFDVRTPGIHTLARALSGGNQQKAIIAREVDKNPDLLIAAQPTRGLDVGAIEFIHKRLIEQRDNGKAVLLISFELDEIRNVSDRIAVIYEGEIVGIVDPKTTNEQELGLMMSGGKRMQGGEQDE; encoded by the coding sequence ATGAAAGATGTAAAAACTGTTGTAGAAATGCGTGGAATTACGAAGCGCTTTCCAGGAATTATTGCAAATGATAATATTCAACTTAAAGTAAAAAAGGGCGAGATTCACGCGCTCTTAGGTGAAAATGGTGCGGGTAAATCGACTCTAATGAATATTCTATTTGGGTTGTATCAACCTGATGAGGGTGAGATTTTACTTAATGAAACACCGGTGAAAATCACCAGTCCAAACGTTGCTAACGAAATGGGTATTGGAATGGTTCACCAACACTTTATGCTTGTCGAACCGTTTACCGTTACGGAAAATATTATTCTAGGAAAAGAACCAAAAAATGGTTTGAAGATAGATATCAATTCAGCGGCTAAAAAGGTACAAGCACTTTCTGAACAGTATGGGCTCAAGGTTGACCCTTATGCAAAAATTGAAGACATCTCAGTAGGGATGCAACAACGTGTTGAGATTCTAAAAACCTTGTACCGTGGAGCAAATATCCTCATTTTTGACGAACCAACGGCTGTTCTTACACCGCAAGAAATTTCCGAGTTAATTGAGATTATGCGTAATTTGGTTAAAGAAGGCAAAACGATTATCCTGATTACCCATAAGCTAAAAGAGATTATGGCGATTTGTGATAGTGTCACCATTATTCGCCGTGGTAAGACTATCGATTCTCTAGCTATTAAAGATACGAATCCAGATGAATTGGCATCTAAAATGGTGGGGCGTGATGTAACGTTTACCGTAGATAAAAAGCCTGCTGATCCTAAAGAGTCGATTCTATCTGTGAAAAATGTAACAGCAATTGGCAATCGAGGAGTTAATGCCTTAAATAAAATCAGCTTTGATGTGAAGGCTGGAGAAATTCTTGGAATTGCTGGTGTTGACGGTAACGGTCAGTCTGAATTGATTGAAGTGTTAACAGGGCTACGCAAATGTCAAGAAGGCTCAGTTACTTTAAATGGTAAGGATCTAACAAATAAAACTCCGCGTTTTATTTCCGAATCAGGACTTTCTAATATACCGGAAGATCGACATAAGCATGGTTTAGTTCTTGATTTTAGCATGGCTGAAAACATTGTTCTTGAGACGTATTTCCACCCTGAGTTTAATAAAAATGGATTCTTGAACTATGAGGCAATCAACAAGCATGCCGAAAAGCTAATTGAAGAATTCGATGTACGTACACCAGGGATACATACCCTAGCACGCGCTCTGTCAGGTGGTAACCAACAGAAAGCGATTATTGCTCGTGAAGTGGACAAGAATCCTGATCTGTTGATTGCAGCTCAGCCGACACGTGGGCTGGATGTAGGTGCGATTGAATTTATTCATAAGCGCCTAATTGAACAACGCGATAATGGAAAAGCGGTTTTACTTATTTCGTTTGAGCTGGATGAAATTCGCAACGTTTCCGATCGCATCGCAGTTATTTATGAAGGTGAAATCGTTGGTATTGTTGATCCGAAAACAACGAATGAACAAGAGCTCGGGTTGATGATGTCAGGTGGAAAACGCATGCAAGGAGGCGAACAGGATGAATAA